One Nostoc sp. ATCC 53789 genomic window, AGCAAACAAAGCCATAGCCACACACGCTCTTTCTGCTGGATGTGTAGCTGATTGCATTCGATATGATTCGGGGACTACATAGCCTTGGATCGCGTAGAATTTCTTAGCTAGTTTTTCAATCAATACATCTTTCTGGAAGTAGCCGAGTTCCATATCTTTTCCCCTCAAGGTAAAATTTACCTTTGTTGTAAAAGTCTTAATTCTTGATTACTGGCCGATCGCTGTGCTTGACCAATGACCATCAAGCAGTAACTACAGCTTTCTTACTAGCGAAAGCCCCCGCCTGCCTTAACGCTGCTCCAGGACTGGGATGAGCGAAAAATTCTTCTATAGCTTTGGTCAACCCAGCCGCAACAACCGGATCGTGACAAGCGTAGACGTAGATGGGCTGTTGCACACCGTTAACCAATCGTGTTTCTTGGCGATCGCCTAACTGTGGGTAGAATGTTCTCACCCATGTCCCCAAGTGTCCGCGATAGTGGGAGCCTTTAAGGGGGACTTTCTTGCCCAATTCGCTTTCTGCAAAATTGACCACGCCAAGCCAGCGTTCTTCTGTGGCGGTTAGCAATTTCCTATTATGTTCAGCCAGAAGATTCCCGGCATAGTCTTTAAATTGTTGTTCCATGTACGGGTTGAGTCTGCCACCAGTTAACTCAGCTAAAGTTTTCATTGCCAGGACAAGAGTATGCAATCGCTGTTCAACTGGGGGAAGGGCTGGTGTGGAAGGTTGTTCTTGTGGTTGAGTAGCGGGTTTTGTCCACCCCAATAAATCTTGAATCCAGGCACGAACACCAATGCTTTCAAAAGCTTCACAGGCTAATTTTGCTTGTGCGGTACATCTCTTACCAGCTTCATAGCCGTAATAATGAAGTATGGTTGCTACAGCGACATCGGGAATACCGGACTCAGACCATGATTTAATGTCAGCACCTTCAAAGCCTTTGTAGATAAGCCTTTCAGCCAGTTTAGAGCGAGAAATATCAGCAGCAGTTTTGAGGCTTCTGAGCAATCCAGCATCATTAACATTTGCTAATCTGGCTGCTGCCCGAACACTGGCCTTGCCCTGACCATTAGCGTCGATTTGAATCTCTTGTTTTATTTGTTCGATGATTTCGGCGATTTCAATTTGTGACATAACTTTAGTTGTGTGATTAGAAAAAATTAAACATTTACCCGCACCAAACTTTTTTCACCAACTAATGAGAAACGATTCGATATAGTTGGTGTCTTAATTAACGTTGGCGACATCAATTCAACAAGGTAAAACCAAGAATCATGCACCAGCGCAATCCCCAAAATCAGCCGTTGCTTTGTTCCCTGATCGTGAGAACAGAGCATCACTCTTTCGCCCAGAACGAAGGCAGGTTTTTGCACTTTGATGGCTTCTAATTCTCCAGTCCCGATGATTTGGTTTTGTGTGGCGTGGAGTATTTCATTACGGCAGTCAATTGAATAAATCCAGCA contains:
- a CDS encoding DUF1392 domain-containing protein, which gives rise to MIDHINALQTTWYLSPPWGQTIPSVEVNLLERVYLRTNRTFGYCCGMQWKHECWIYSIDCRNEILHATQNQIIGTGELEAIKVQKPAFVLGERVMLCSHDQGTKQRLILGIALVHDSWFYLVELMSPTLIKTPTISNRFSLVGEKSLVRVNV